A portion of the Glycine max cultivar Williams 82 chromosome 10, Glycine_max_v4.0, whole genome shotgun sequence genome contains these proteins:
- the LOC121172916 gene encoding uncharacterized protein produces the protein MQLAGRKRACEPHIKKKIQSLNVATFNISQGELSATWNVDLTISNGVNSTLINFLNFKAFMVYKEDKVIALSAPIQSEDLLNTHGIFVMDKNENKTLHLTFNTTGWERDQPIVDDDVIQEIDEEMKLGAMSFGLKVEVEAEIEINKMNVPVTMQPYCSNLEVDLSPLEQGEVATLDDVGVDRECLYNVDQWNINDVGN, from the exons ATGCAACTTGCAGGTAGAAAGAGAGCATGTGAGccacacattaaaaaaaaaatccag tcACTAAATGTTGCAACCTTCAATATCTCTCAAGGGGAGTTATCAGCCACGTGGAACGTGGACTTAACCATCTCCAACGGTGTCAACTCAACGTTAATAAACTTTCTAAACTTCAAAGCCTTTATGGTGTACAAGGAAGACAAAGTTATAGCCCTTAGTGCCCCAATTCAATCTGAGGATTTATTAAACACGCATGGGATTTTCGTTATGGACAAGAATGAGAACAAGACATTGCATTTGACTTTTAATACTACAGGGTGGGAGAGGGATCAACCAATTGTGGATGATGATGTGATTCAAGAGATTGATGAAGAGATGAAATTGGGTGCTATGAGTTTTGGATTGAAGGTAGAAGTGGAAGCggaaattgaaattaataagATGAATGTGCCCGTGACCATGCAACCTTATTGTTCGAATTTAGAAGTTGATTTATCACCATTGGAACAAGGTGAGGTGGCGACATTGGACGATGTTGGCGTGGATAGAGAGTGCTTATACAATGTAGATCAATGGAATATCAACGATGTAGGAAATTAA
- the LOC100790193 gene encoding uncharacterized protein LOC100790193: protein MIDRGKTSVAVVYSDGNREINVGTVVVDPTLNFKSLVTLLSQQIGISPHQLSVYLASVGTDRKIPVTSKLNLAAVRRDGAAHYFFVKRSKRNKKANGSGNGKDAMKKNYPRPPPEKVMLLRRADAGAPPFMPPVLNRAQYERRLMNLHIERQSYLMNMSLGVNGGRESPNNSAAVTAAFPAVCDECLKAKVSGNNRDFHPCVNDAVIVGFRSREGPITRPVKNADKAGT, encoded by the coding sequence atgatcgACAGAGGGAAAACGTCGGTCGCCGTCGTGTACTCCGACGGAAACCGCGAGATCAATGTCGGCACGGTCGTGGTGGACCCCACGCTCAACTTTAAGAGCCTCGTCACGCTCCTCAGCCAGCAGATCGGGATCTCGCCGCACCAGTTATCCGTCTACCTCGCCTCCGTCGGCACCGACCGCAAGATTCCGGTCACGTCCAAGCTCAACCTCGCCGCCGTGCGCCGCGACGGCGCCGCGCACTACTTCTTCGTGAAGCGCTCCAAGCGCAACAAGAAGGCGAACGGAAGCGGAAACGGAAAGGACGCCATGAAGAAGAATTACCCTCGTCCTCCGCCGGAGAAGGTCATGCTCCTCCGCCGTGCCGATGCCGGAGCTCCGCCTTTCATGCCGCCGGTTCTGAATCGGGCGCAGTACGAGCGAAGGCTGATGAATCTGCACATCGAGAGACAGTCTTATCTGATGAATATGAGCCTCGGAGTCAACGGCGGAAGAGAATCACCGAATAACTCCGCCGCCGTCACCGCCGCCTTCCCCGCCGTGTGCGATGAATGTTTAAAGGCAAAAGTCAGCGGAAATAACCGCGATTTTCATCCATGCGTGAACGACGCAGTTATTGTAGGGTTCCGGTCACGGGAGGGACCGATTACACGGCCGGTGAAGAACGCCGACAAAGCCGGCACCTGA